One genomic window of Sulfurovum lithotrophicum includes the following:
- the thrB gene encoding homoserine kinase, with protein sequence MLISVPATSANLGPGFDTLGLAVDLRNEIVIKPSKFLSLSTHGEGAENPKIKKNSLFLSIFNENYKRLSGKTDNFRFEFTNRIPISRGLGSSSAVIVAALSGAYTMAGVKYNKREILNQALRYEHHPDNITPAVMGGFNVACVEGDRVYSKKRRMPDYLRAVVVVPNRTISTARSRTVLPKMYKKEETVYSLSRAAYMTALFMSESWDLLRIASKDKLHQARRMKMMPELFDVQKLALKQGALMSTLSGSGSTFFNLAYEKDADKIAQSLRDRFPHFRVFVLALDNNGAIAR encoded by the coding sequence ATGTTAATAAGTGTACCGGCAACCAGCGCAAATCTTGGACCGGGGTTCGATACCCTGGGACTCGCAGTCGATCTTCGCAACGAGATCGTTATCAAACCTTCGAAATTCCTGAGCCTCTCAACACACGGTGAAGGTGCGGAGAATCCCAAGATCAAGAAGAATTCACTTTTTTTGAGTATTTTCAACGAGAACTACAAACGTTTGAGTGGGAAGACAGATAACTTTAGGTTTGAGTTTACCAACCGCATTCCTATCTCACGCGGTCTGGGCAGTTCCTCTGCAGTGATTGTAGCGGCCCTGAGCGGTGCCTACACTATGGCGGGAGTGAAGTACAACAAGCGGGAGATACTCAACCAGGCGCTGCGTTATGAACACCACCCCGATAATATCACTCCGGCAGTGATGGGTGGTTTCAATGTTGCCTGTGTGGAAGGGGACAGGGTTTATAGTAAAAAGCGCCGTATGCCCGACTACCTCCGTGCGGTTGTGGTGGTACCAAACAGGACGATTTCTACGGCGCGTTCACGTACCGTACTGCCAAAAATGTACAAAAAGGAGGAGACGGTCTATTCCCTTTCACGTGCAGCCTATATGACGGCACTTTTCATGAGTGAATCCTGGGATCTGCTCCGTATCGCCTCCAAAGACAAACTACACCAGGCAAGACGTATGAAGATGATGCCTGAACTCTTCGATGTACAGAAACTGGCACTTAAGCAGGGTGCACTGATGAGTACACTTTCAGGTTCTGGTTCTACTTTCTTTAACCTTGCCTATGAAAAAGATGCCGACAAGATCGCCCAGAGTCTGCGTGACAGATTTCCCCATTTCAGGGTTTTTGTACTCGCTTTGGACAATAATGGCGCTATCGCCAGATAA